A genomic stretch from uncultured Fibrobacter sp. includes:
- a CDS encoding RNA polymerase sigma factor RpoD/SigA codes for MSDANEALYFRDLNRFPTLSPQEEEALLAIIKSDQAEEIRKSALQRLIRGNLRFVVSVARKYQGRGLSLLDLINEGNIGLFKAAKRFDMGKDVKFISYAVWWIRQSIQKALFEQVGAVRIPPNKLALVNRFKRALMQNDGDYDRTIAMDEFAPFEKDIVEVMEKIVDISLDAPIGDSTNVGGSGDTVSTLMDVLGSDGNQDEDMEKDERRKLIQETLSALPQREEEILRMFYGLDTVEDTTLKDIGEDLKLSRERVRQIKNKTLRRLQKSKEHKEKLADFLEK; via the coding sequence ATGAGTGATGCAAACGAAGCGCTTTATTTTAGGGACCTCAACAGGTTTCCGACCCTGAGTCCTCAGGAAGAAGAGGCTCTTCTTGCGATTATCAAGAGCGACCAGGCGGAAGAAATCCGCAAGTCGGCCTTGCAGCGCCTGATTCGGGGTAACCTCCGTTTTGTGGTGAGTGTCGCAAGAAAGTACCAGGGGCGTGGACTTTCCCTGCTTGATTTGATTAACGAAGGAAATATCGGGTTGTTCAAGGCGGCAAAACGCTTTGATATGGGAAAGGATGTCAAGTTTATTTCTTACGCGGTCTGGTGGATTCGCCAGTCTATCCAGAAAGCCCTGTTTGAACAGGTGGGCGCGGTCCGAATTCCGCCCAACAAGCTTGCCTTGGTGAACCGCTTTAAACGGGCCTTGATGCAGAACGACGGTGACTACGATCGTACCATAGCTATGGACGAATTCGCGCCGTTCGAAAAGGACATCGTCGAGGTCATGGAAAAAATCGTGGACATTTCGCTGGATGCCCCCATTGGCGACAGCACGAATGTCGGCGGTAGCGGTGACACGGTCAGTACGCTTATGGATGTCTTGGGATCCGACGGTAACCAAGACGAAGACATGGAAAAGGATGAACGTCGCAAGCTCATCCAGGAAACATTGTCTGCTCTGCCGCAGCGCGAAGAAGAAATCCTTCGCATGTTCTACGGACTTGATACGGTTGAAGACACGACGCTCAAGGATATCGGTGAAGATTTGAAACTGAGCCGCGAGCGTGTCCGCCAGATCAAGAACAAAACCTTGCGTCGTCTGCAAAAGAGCAAGGAACATAAAGAAAAACTGGCTGATTTCTTGGAAAAGTAA
- a CDS encoding DUF971 domain-containing protein, whose translation MIQPKKVFRTAEGKLGFEWNDGSRGACDIRTLRLACPCALCVDEHTGEKLLDDSTVPADIKLVKVQSIGRYAAGLTFSDGHNSGIYPYEKLYNLTKTK comes from the coding sequence ATGATTCAACCGAAGAAAGTTTTTAGAACTGCCGAAGGAAAGCTGGGGTTCGAATGGAACGACGGTAGCCGTGGTGCATGCGATATCCGCACTCTCCGCTTGGCTTGTCCTTGTGCATTGTGTGTCGATGAACATACAGGCGAAAAACTCCTGGATGATTCTACGGTGCCGGCCGATATTAAGCTTGTTAAAGTTCAGTCGATTGGCCGCTACGCCGCAGGCCTTACCTTTAGCGATGGCCACAATTCGGGAATTTACCCTTACGAAAAGTTATATAACTTGACGAAAACAAAGTAA
- a CDS encoding Mrp/NBP35 family ATP-binding protein, with product MQLNEQTIMTALQAVQDPDLHKNIVELNFVQNLKIDGDKVSFDLRLTTPACPIRDQFKDQCITIVKSLGASEVNVTFTAQGRVESSNTAAQAPKVSYIGDVAHVVAVASGKGGVGKSTVTANLAMALSLSGARVGILDADIYGPSMGLMFGIDRAPEVFEDNTIAPVEAKGGISIVSMCMFADSDKATIWRGPMVSQMIQHFIHHVRWGKLDYLLVDFPPGTGDIQLTLTQNCPMAGAVVVTTPQEVALADCRKGLAMFDSVGVPVVGVVENMSYFICGECGKHHNIFREGGGERIAQKWGVPLIAKVPLEPAVAGCGDEGTPAVLRYPNSESAKAFMQAADATVRTLSMFASEGNGVLKNFNYDFEQLPVEAV from the coding sequence ATGCAGTTGAATGAACAGACTATTATGACGGCCCTGCAGGCGGTTCAAGACCCCGACCTGCACAAGAATATCGTTGAACTGAACTTTGTCCAGAATCTAAAGATCGATGGCGACAAGGTGAGCTTTGATCTTAGGCTTACAACGCCGGCATGCCCGATTCGCGATCAGTTCAAGGACCAGTGCATTACGATTGTCAAGTCGCTTGGCGCAAGCGAAGTGAACGTGACGTTTACGGCGCAAGGCCGCGTAGAAAGCTCCAATACGGCTGCGCAGGCTCCGAAAGTTTCGTACATCGGCGATGTCGCTCATGTGGTGGCGGTTGCAAGCGGTAAGGGTGGCGTGGGCAAGTCCACCGTAACGGCAAACCTCGCCATGGCCCTCAGCCTCTCGGGTGCCCGCGTGGGAATCTTGGATGCCGACATTTACGGCCCCAGTATGGGACTCATGTTCGGTATCGACCGTGCTCCCGAAGTTTTTGAAGACAATACGATTGCCCCGGTCGAAGCAAAGGGCGGCATTAGTATTGTGTCTATGTGCATGTTCGCCGATAGCGACAAGGCGACCATCTGGCGTGGCCCGATGGTATCGCAGATGATCCAGCATTTTATCCATCATGTGCGCTGGGGCAAACTTGACTACTTGCTGGTGGACTTTCCTCCTGGAACGGGTGACATTCAGCTGACCCTTACGCAAAATTGCCCGATGGCCGGAGCCGTCGTGGTGACGACACCGCAAGAGGTGGCTCTTGCCGACTGCCGCAAGGGTCTTGCCATGTTCGATTCCGTGGGCGTTCCGGTGGTGGGCGTCGTCGAGAACATGAGCTACTTTATTTGTGGTGAATGCGGCAAGCATCACAACATCTTCCGCGAAGGCGGTGGTGAACGCATCGCCCAAAAGTGGGGAGTCCCCCTGATTGCAAAGGTTCCGCTTGAACCTGCAGTCGCGGGCTGCGGCGACGAAGGTACGCCGGCTGTGCTCCGTTATCCGAACTCCGAATCGGCCAAGGCCTTCATGCAGGCCGCCGATGCGACCGTCCGCACGCTTTCGATGTTTGCTTCCGAAGGTAATGGTGTGCTCAAGAATTTTAACTACGATTTCGAACAACTTCCGGTGGAGGCTGTCTAA
- a CDS encoding DJ-1/PfpI family protein codes for MTKKVLLLCGDFTEDYETMVPFQSMSMLGYQVDAVCPDKKAGETVATAIHDFLGEQTYSESRGHNFALTADFDAVKVKDYEGLFITGGRAPEYIRLNERVLKIVKEFFKAKKPVAAICHGPQVLAAAGVLKGYKATAYPAVGPDITLAGGKYVAVNVDEAVVDRNLVTAPAWPGDTAIVREFVKLMGAKIKI; via the coding sequence ATGACAAAGAAGGTTCTGCTTCTCTGCGGTGATTTTACCGAAGACTATGAAACCATGGTCCCGTTCCAGTCGATGTCTATGTTGGGCTATCAGGTGGATGCGGTGTGCCCCGACAAGAAGGCTGGCGAAACTGTTGCGACTGCAATTCACGATTTTCTGGGTGAACAGACTTATTCTGAATCCCGTGGCCACAACTTTGCGCTCACCGCTGACTTTGATGCAGTGAAGGTGAAGGATTACGAAGGCTTGTTCATTACCGGCGGTCGTGCTCCGGAATACATTCGCCTCAACGAACGTGTGCTCAAAATCGTGAAGGAATTCTTCAAGGCCAAGAAACCGGTGGCAGCCATTTGTCATGGTCCGCAGGTGCTTGCTGCAGCTGGCGTGCTCAAAGGTTACAAGGCTACGGCTTACCCCGCAGTCGGCCCGGACATTACTCTTGCCGGCGGCAAGTATGTGGCAGTGAACGTAGATGAAGCTGTCGTGGACCGCAACTTGGTCACCGCTCCGGCATGGCCTGGCGACACGGCAATTGTCCGCGAATTCGTAAAACTCATGGGCGCAAAAATCAAGATTTAA